The genomic region CGGAACTGGATTTTCTCTGATTCGCCTGCTGATGCGCCTCGATCGCTACGACAAAATGTTTTAAGTTAGGGAGCAAGGAGCAGGGAGAAGAGAGAGTCGCGGAGCAATTACAAGTCACAAGTCACAATTCAACCCTACACCCTGATAGCGCCAGTTGCTTCAACGGAGGGCGACGAAGTCCGCGATAGCGCCACCTCCAAGACCGCACTGGCTCCCCTACACCCCACACCCTTTCTTTAACTAGCCACCAGCCACCAGCCGCTAGTCACTGACCAACAAAAAATGACCAATGACTAATGGGGTGTGTTACACAACGCACCCTATTTTGTTTCGTTCGCAAGTGAGATGGCGATCGCCTGCCATACCGCAAAGATTGAGATATGCAACCTGCTATACATTTCGCCAACTCAGCGCAGATTGCTAGAACCTCGATCCCCAGCAAAGATAAACGATTTGAATACGTAACTTTTAGTACGGGTGGGTTTAGTAAATAGATTGACAAGCCAAAGCTCGAAATTTTTGGTCAAAACCCGCTCCTACAATTCCTACCTTTTGACTGTTAACTTTTGCCTTTTGACTGCCCAAGCCGCTGCATCTAGGTCTGTCTATAAGTATAACTACTTATTTTTGTTCGGTCTGAGCATTTTTCTGTGACAGAACTTGTTAAAACTATCGATAAATTTCCTCATATCTACCGAAATCGAGATTCTGCCTTTTGATTTAATATGTATACCCAATAAGAAGTAGCGCATCTTGTCAAGTAGTTGTTAAATTTGTTAATACATAGAGAAACAACTGCTGTTATACTCAAGCAAAGCTTCCACGAAGCCGCGCTAGAAGCAACTCAGTCACTACGTTTGTTTTCAGGAGTTAATATGAGTCACCCAATTGAACTCTCACTCGAACAGCAATTCAACATCCGCTCGTTTGAAACTCAGGTGGAGAAAATGGATCGAGAACAGGCACAAGACTTCCTCGTAAAGTTATATCGTCAAATGGTCATGCGCGAAGCAACCTATAAGGAATTGCTTAAGCACCATTGGGGTATAGACGGAGGTAATTGGCAATAAACGCCTAAGCCATGTCTACAGCAGTAGGCGACCTCCATCTCTTGCTGAGTTCCAAGCGGGAAAGGAGCTGGGGATGCTGGGGCGTCAACTCAACACAAAAACCAAAAACTGAGAAAATGTCAGACTGTGATTAGAATGTTTAATAGTTAGCTGCGCTACTGATGAAAAAAATTGTACAAACAACCAGTAGATGTCAATAGTAAACTAGATAAGCGCGTGAAAATCAGAGAGTTCGCACGATTGAGCGAACAGCGGCAAGGGTGATAGTGGACAGAAAGTAAAATCCACCCAAATCGTAACGAGTCAGTTAAAGAAATTTGATAGATTTGATAAGCGATCGAAAACTGCTAAGTTTCAGGTGTACCAGTTTTTGATCTACCAAGGTAATTGAGAATACTTCCACGATCCAAAGTACAAAACATAAAACTTATGGATCGCTCATAATCAAAGAAGAGTATTGCTATCCGGTAAGTCATGTTATTACATCTGAGTACCTGGCTGGAAGTAGAAGCATATCTAGAGCATTCCCAAGGCGTAATTATGCCAATTGGTTCTACAGAGCAACATGGACCTACAGGACTGATTGGAACGGATGCGATTTGTGCAGAAGCGATCGCTAAAGGAGTCGGAGAGGCGACGCAAGCACTGGTTGCACCTACAATCAACATTGGGATGGCACTGCACCACACTGCTTTTCCTGGTTCTATGAGCCTGCGACCCAGCACGATGATTCAGGTGGTGAAAGAATACGTGACTTGTCTAGCAAAGGCTAGATTTACTAAATTCTTCTTTATCAACGGTCACGGTGGCAACATTGCCACCCTAAAAGCAGCATTTTCCGAAACCTACGCTCATTTAGCCGACCTCAACCTACCTAATGCTGATAACGTCAAGTGCTACCTGGGTAACTGGTTTATGTGCGGCTCTGTCTACCAGCTAGCAAAAGAATTATACGGCGACAAAGAAGGCTCTCATGCTACGCCGAGCGAAGTTGCACTCACCCAGTACGTTTATCCAGAAGCAATCAAACAAGCACCTCTATCGCCAGAAGTGGGGAGAGGATATAAAATTTACGGTGCAGAAGATTTCCGCCGTCGTTATCCTGATGGCAGAATGGGTTCCGATCCCGCCTTAGCAACCCCCGAACACGGGAAGCAGTTCTATGAGTTAGCGGTGAAGGAGTTGAGTCATACTTATCTAGAATTTGTGAATGGGGAGTAGACAATACTTGGTAATTGGTAATTGGTAATCGGTAGTTAGTCTGTTAACTCTCCCTTGTCTTCTTATTCCCGACTCCCGACTCCTAACATGAGAGTTTTAGCCAATTGCGCGATCGCCTCCCAATTTTCTGCTTCAATAAAATTTTTGGGAAATAACTGACCGGATAAGCCTACCGCGATCGCACCCGCTGCAATAAATTCTTTGGCATTTTCTAATGTCACTCCTCCTGTAGGAATTAAAGGAATATTCCCCAAGGGTGCTTGCAGGCTCTTAATATAGCTAACGCCTCCTAGTGCTTGCACGGGAAACACTTTGACGCAACTCGCTCCCGCCGTCCACGCCGTAACAATTTCTGTGGGAGAGAGCGCCCCTGGTGCGATCGGTATACCCAGAGCTACAGCAGCTTGAATTAAGACAGAATCGACATGGGGAGTGAAGAGAAATTGCGCTCCAGAGGCGATCGCCTGTTGCAGTTGTTCTAAAGTTAGAATCGTTCCCGTACCAATTGTACAAGTCGGTAACTCGCGGCGCAGTTGCGAAATCAAATCGGCGGGGCGACCGCTATTCCAAGTAACTTCGATTAACTGCATTCCTCCTGCTGCTACCGCTTTTGCCATTTGACAACCTAGCTCAATTTTATTGGCACGGATCACAGCGATCGCTCTATTTTGCTGCAATAACTTCAACCATGAATCGTTAAACATTGTCTTACCGAGCAGCTCAGCAAATCGATCGTTACCTATCGGAAACATACGTCCAGCAACAGTTCAGATGTCAGTCGCCAGCTGGATGAACCTAAAATCAGGCGCTTTTAATCTATTATCATCCCTTTACTATTCTGAAGTATAAGTATGGCACTACACACGCTTGTAGACTTCGATCCTAATTATCAACAGATTCTTGATGGGGATGATGTCAAACGGTTGGAAGTCTATACAGAAGAAGGACAAAAAGTTGGCTCGGTGACTGACGCACTACTCGATAATGAAGGTCGATTTCGTTATCTAGTGATTGATTATCGTTTTGATGTGACAGGAAAGCAAATATTAATTCCAATTGGACTCACTCGAATTGATTATGACCGACAACGAATTTACGTCAACGATTTGAGTTACGCTCAAGTGGCACGACTGCCAGAATATAGCGATCGCCATGCCGTTGACTATGATTACGAAGAACGAGTACGCAATGTTTATCGTGCAACTAACGAGCAGGGTATCGGCTCCGAGCGCGAGACGTACAACTATCAACAAGATGCATCTTTATATAATTTAAACGAGCAAAATCACCTGACTTTTAAACTTTATGAAGAAAGACTAGTAGCTAATAAGAAGCGCGTTAAAGCTGGAGAAGTTGCGATCGGCAAACTTGTTGAAACAGAAATAGAACGGGTAGAAATGCCAATTACTAAAGAGCGATTGGTCATTGAGAGATTGCCTGCCTCAGATACCAATATAGTTGCTGCCGACGTACCTATGTTTGCTGAGGGAGAAGTTGCGCGGGTAGAGCTGCACGCAGAAACGCCAGAAATTTACAAAGAAGCTTTTGTCAGAGAAGAAGTCAAAGTTAAAAAAGTAATAGAACAAGATATTGTAGAAGCAACAGAAACAGTGCGCCATCAAGAACTAGATGTAACAGTTAAAGGTCAGTTAGACGTAGATGTAGTTAATCGGATGCGCGATCGCGATTAGTCTGCTCTTACCCTTACTAGTTGCCAATTTATTATCAGGTGGGCGTTGCCCACCCTACTAAATCAAAATATATAAGTAATGCCGAACAATCTATCCGTAGAAGTATGGTCTTTAAACAATCTCCTTCAATAGTAAGAGGAAATGTTATGAGTATAGCTTTAATGTGAGTAGCAGGAAAAATCTACAAATCGCCTCCAGTGGTAGATTTGTCGTTCTTTCTTTTCTATAAAAAAATTAAAGGAAACAAAACAACACTTATCTAATTGCGGACTGCACGTATAAATAACTCATTCCCAGGATGAAATTGAATATTTCATTTGGGAGATGATGAGGTGAAAAATTGTTTTCTAGGATAGAAGAAATTGAAGCGGGAGAAAACAAATTATGGCTTTGCATAAAATCTCAGATTTCGATCCCGATTATCGCAGCAGCTTTGACGATCGCGATATGAAAGGGTACTCTGTATATTCAGAAAATGACGAAAAGATCGGCTCAGTTAGTGACATTTTAGTAGATGAAGAAGGGCGCTTCCGCTACTTTATAGTAGATCTAGGTTTTTGGATTTTTGGCAAAAAAGTTTTGTTGCCAATGGGTCGCTCCAGAATTGATTACAATGCAGACCGTATATATGCAACTGGTTTGACTCGCGAGCAAGCAGAAAATTTACCAGAATATAACGAACACGATTTAGTCGATTACGACTACGAAGAGAGAGTTAGAGGAGTATATCGTACCCCAAATTATGGTACAGCAAGTACGATGGGTACGATGGGTACGATGGGTACGATGGGTTCAACCGCAGCTGCTCCAATCGAGCGTGAGGCTACACTTGATGCAACTGCACCGCTAGATCCATCTCCTTCTAATACAGGCTACACAGCAGCTGCTAGCTACAATCGCGACACATACAAGTATGACGACCACGATTCAGACTTGTACAATCTTAACGAGCAGAACCACCAGAGCCTCAAACTCTACGAAGAAAGATTGATTGCCAACAAGCGTCGCGTCAAGACTGGGGAAGTTACAATCGGTAAGCACGTAGAGGTCGAAACAGAAAGAGTGGCAGTACCCGTAGAAAAAGAGCGAGTCGTCATCGAGCGCGTGACACCGACGGATGCTGGTAGACCTGTAGCACCTGGCGAAGTAGACTTCCGGGAGGGAGAAGTAGCACGGATGGAAGTTTATGAAGAAACGCCTGAAATTCGTAAAGAAGCGTTCGTGCGTGAAGAAGTTAAAGTGAAAAAGGTTGTAGACCAACAAACTGTTAACGCCGAAGAAACAGTCCGGCGCGAAGAGTTGGATGTAAATACTGGTAACTTGCCAGTTGATGAAAACCGCGATCGCATCTAAGACATACTGGAAGTAGGGATCGCCACTTCTTAAAAGTAAGTACAGACAGAGCGCAAATCGCGTACTGTCTGTACTTTTTCACAACATTTTATTTTTTTGATTTTATCTTTATCGCGATCGCATTAAAAAGCTCTTTCCCACCATATTAGGAACATACCTTTCATTTAGAAGCAGAGTTAATACGTATTTTATAGAAATAATCAGATTTGCAATACAAATATTTTTTAATAAGGTTTGAAACAGGTGTTCTAAAATGATATATCCAACGTCCGATCGCAGTCATTTCAATTTCTTGGTTGAAAAACTCAGAAAGAAATTAAAGAATTTCTTCGTCGTAAATTTGCAAGGAAATCGAATTGGCATAGTAAAGGATATCATTGTAGATCGCCAACAACAGTTACAATTGATCGTTTATTCTAAGGTTGGGAGCTTAGCTTCAAACTTGCAAATCAACAGTAAGCAAATACGAAAAATTGAAGTAGCAGATAAAGTTGTAGCAGTCGATTTTACATTTGTATCTGAAGAAAGAGAGCGAGATCTCACTCAAGAATCCAACCAAGAACTGCATTCAAGTAGCAGTCAAGACATAATGATGACAGGCGATCGCTTAGAAGTTGCTTCTAGCGAATCTCTAGCAAGGCAATTGGAAGTTGTACCACCAGAACTATCAGCACCTATGACCAGCGAAATAAACAACCAAGCTAACACCCAATTGAGTTCATCTCAAGACATCTCAACAGAAGAAATTATTAAACTACTAGCAGAAAGAGTAGTAGTAGAGCGAAAAAAACGTAAAGTTGGCGAAGTTATTGTCCGCAAAGAAATAGAAACGCGGATGGTAGAAGTACCAGTGCGGTATGAGAAGCTGATTGTAGAACAGGTTAATCCAGAACACAAGCAAATAGCTGAAATTAACTTAGGACAAGAAACTCTTGCCGATCGCAAATTGAATTCCTGGGATGTTGGTGAAAAAAACCAAAGTGTAGGTGAATTGACAGTAACAGGTAGATTTGATTCGCCTAAAGTTGCCAGTCTATTATTAAACGCGATCGCCCGCGAACGCCAGCACGGATGTCAGCAAATTCGGGTTGAAATTGTCGTAGACAGTCCAGAAAAACAAAAACTCTATCAAGAATGGTGCGATCGCTGTTCTCAGTAAGAAGGGAGCGGGGAGTAGGGAGCAGGGAGTAGGGTGTAGGGGAGAAGAAGGAAGTAGTCGAAGATGAATTTTTGACTTTTGACTTTTGACTTTTGACTCTAGCCGATCGCTTTGTAGCAAGATACATAATCTTGGTACTATAAATGCTTGCAGCCAAGATCTAAACAAAATTTAAAGATATGACGAGCGATCGCATAGATGGTATTGCTCCCCACGGCGGACAATTAATTAACCGCATTGCCAACCACGCACAGCGTCTAGAATTCCTAGACAAGGCTGATTTTCTGCCTAGAGTCCAGTTAGACGAACGGGCAGTTTCCGATTTGCAAATGATTGCAATTGGTGCATTCAGTCCCTTGACTGGATTTATGGCACAAGCAGACTATCAGTCAGTCGTTGACAATATGCGTCTGAGTAACGGTCTACCTTGGTCAATTCCCATTACTCTCTCTGTCAGCGAAGAAGTTGCAGCCCCACTGAAAGAAGGTAGTTTAGTCCGGCTAGACGATAAAAGCGATCGCTTTATTGGAGTTTTAGAACTATCACAAAAGTATCGTTATGACAAAATCCGTGAAGCAGCCAGCGTTTACCGCACCGATGACGAAGCACATCCTGGCGTAGCCGTTGTTTACAACCAAGGTGAAGTTAACCTAGCGGGTTCCATTTGGTTGTTACACCGCGATCCACACCCTTTATTTCCCGACTATCAAATCGATCCAGCCAAATCTCGCGAACTTTTTAGAGAAAACGGTTGGCGCACAGTCGTTGGTTTTCAGACACGTAACCCCATCCACAGAGCGCACGAATATATTATCAAGTGCGCCCTCGAAATTGTCGATGGTTTATTCCTACATCCATTAGTAGGGGTAACAAAAAGCGATGATATTTCTGCCGAAGTGCGGATGCGTTGCTATGAAATTATGCAGGAACTCTACTTTCCTGAAAGCAGAGTCATTCTAGCAATCAATCCTGCTTCCATGCGCTATGCGGGTCCTAGGGAAGCAATTTTCCACGCTCTCATCCGCAAAAACTACGGCTGCACCCACTTTATAGTCGGACGCGATCATGCTGGAGTAGGAGACTACTACGGTACGTATGACGCTCAACATATTTTTGACGAGTTTGAGCCAAAAGAATTAGGAATTATGCCATTAAAATTTGAACACGCCTTCTACTGCAAGCGGACTCTGCAAATGGCAACTACCAAAACCAGCCCTTCTCGACCCGAAGAACGAATTCACCTATCGGGAACAAAAGTCAGGGAGATGTTACGGCGGGGTGAACTGCCACCACCAGAATTCTCCCGACCGGAAGTTGCAGCAGAACTAGCTAAAGCCATGAATATCACCCAATATGAGATTTAATTGGTCATAGGTGAGTGGTTGGTGGCTAGCGGCTGGTGACTAGTGACAAAAATTGAGCCCAGCCACTGACAACTGATAACTGATAACTGATAACTGACTCCCTAGTTTATTGATAGGCTGGTAGCTGGTGAAACCAGTAGTAGCTGATAGCTAAAATGAAGCGGCGAGATTTTCTGAGACGATTAGCTCAAGCGATCGCAACATTGGGTGTGGTTGATGCTGGGTGGCTGCAAATAGGCGATCGCTATGCCCATGCACTCGCCCAGCCTACGGGACGGAAATTAGCTCTGTTGGTAGGCATTAACCAATATCCCGCTACTTTGTCTTTGGGCGGTTGCCTAACAGATGTGGCACTACAAAGAGAACTGCTCGTTCACCGATTTGGTTTCAATCCAGCTGATATTCTTACCCTTACCGATCGACAAGCCACGCGAAAACAAGTTGAAGCTGCTTTTCTAGAACATCTCACCCAGCAAACCAAAACTGGGGATACCGTTGTTTTTCACTTTAGCGGCTACGGGCGGCGCGTTTTTGAGGGAGTAGGGAGCAGGGAGCAGGGAGCAGGGGGAGCTGAGGGAGCAAAAAACAACCGTCAACTGTCAGCCGTCAACCAGCAACCAACAACCAACAACCAATTTCCTATCAATAGTTTAGTTTGTGCTGATGGTGAAGATCTTCTAGATGAGACTTTATGGCTGCTATTGCGATCGCTACCGACTAAACAAATTGCCACTTTTCTCGATACGAGTTTTAGCACTCCTGTGAAGATTCTTCCAGGTAATCTGCGCGTGCGCTCTTTTCCGCAAACGCTACCAGGACAAGTCAGTGCAGCCGAACTTGCCTTTCAACAACAGCTTCAACAAGACTTCCTTTGCCAAGGTATTTTAAATCGGATTGCTTGCGGAAGCATAGATGCTTCAATTAAACCTACACCGACTGCCAATATCCCTGGTGTTGCGATCGCAGCAGCTAGCCCTACCCAAAGTGCTATTGAGACAGCTTGGAATGGTTTTAGCGCTGGACTGTTTACCTATGCCTTAACTCAACACCTCTGGGAAGCAACTCCAGCAACAACAGTACAAGTCAGTCTCAGCCGTGTCAGTGGCACAGTAGAGCAATTAGTAGGTAACGAGCAGCAGCCACAAGTCAACAGTCAAAAAAATCCCCAGTCCGCTCTCACCGACTACCTCAGTCAGGAACCCAGCATAAGTGCAGATGGTGTTGTAATGGCTGTAGAAGAAGACAAAAAGAGCGCTCAGTTATGGCTGGCAGGACTACCACCTACAGTCCTTGCCTACTACGAGGCTGGTTCTAAATTAAATTTGGTTTCTTTGGACAAGGGGGACAAGGGGACAAGGGGACAAGAGAGGGGGAGACAAGGAAAACGCCTCACTCCTCACTCCTCGCTCCTCACCCCTTCAATTACAAGTGCGATCGCGGAATGGCTTAATTGCAAAAGCTCAAGTCGTGGGTGCTTCTGGCAATGATTCTCCGCAAGTCGGACAGTTAGTACAAGAAGCCGTCAGAGTTTTACCCCGTAATATTCGCTTGATTATTGCTCTCGATCCGAGCCTAGAACGCATCGAACGGGTAGATGCTACCAGTGCATTTGCGGCTATGCCTTTCGTGTCCCTTGCTACGACGAGCGAACAATTAGCAGATTATGTATTTGGTTTAGTTCCTCCGCCGAAATCGGCAGAAACAGCAATTGTCGCAAATGCTGGTTCGCCTGCATCTCGCTACGGTTTATTTACACTCGATCGCCAATCAATCCCGAATACAACTGGAGAATTCGGCGAAGCGGTAAAAGTTGCCGTGCAACGGTTGTCACCTAAGCTACAAACTCTATTAGCTGCTAAAATTTGGCGGCTGACAACCAACGACGGTTCTTCTCGTCTCAACGTCAAAGCAACTTTGGAAATGCTCGATCCCGAAAACAGAGTGTTAATGCAACGGGAAACCCTGCGATCGCCACAAGAAGAAACACCGACTCTTATCGGAAAACTCAAAAAACAACTGCCGACTCCCCCCGATACTATTCCTGCTATACCAATCGGTAGCCGCATTCAATATCGAGTCCAGAATAACGGCGATCGCCCGGTACATTTACTCTTACTAGGCTTAGATAGCAGCAAAAGCGCGATCGCCCTTTACTCTTCTCAATTACCTACCGATAATAACGAGTCTAATTCTAAGCCAATTCTTAAGGATATAGAGATTGCACCAGGAGAGACGGCGACCGTACCGCAATCCACAGCTAATTTTACCTGGACGATTCACAAACCAACTGGGTTGGCAGAGCATCAACTGATTTTTAGTAGTGCCAGCTTTACGCAAACTTTAGCAGTCTTGGCAAATACCGATCGGGATCTCGACGAGCCAGAATCCATTGGAGTTTTATCCAATCCCTTAGAAGTGGTTCAAGCTGTCATGAAAGATTTACAGGATGCCAGTGCGATCGCCCCTCCACGCATCACTGCTAGCGCCAGCAATGACGCTGTTAGCCCTTCTTCAGATACTTACGCTCTTGATGTCAACGACTGGGCAAGTCTGAGCTTTGTTTATCAGGTAGTAAGCTAGGAGCGAGGAGTGAGGAGTGAGGAGTGAGGGAAGGGAAAAAGAAGACAAGGGGGACAAGGGGGACAAGGGAGAGAAGAGAGCTGAGGGGGCTGAGGGAGCTGTAGGGCGAAGCCCTTCTCGAAGAATGGGAGCTGAGGAGATAAAATAAATAACTGGTCACTGGTCAGGAGTCACTGTCACCCTACACCCCACACCCCATTCTTCACTGATAGCCGTTCACTGAAAATATGTCTCCCAGGTAGCTACTAACTGCTGAGCTGCATCCGTGCCTTCAGCCGGAAATTGCTCTAAAAATTCTTTATCTGTGCTGGAGTTGTAGGGTCCTTCTTTCAGTTCCAAAATTATCGTATCTGGAGCTAGAGCAACTGCTGTATGGTAAGTTGCTTCAGGAAGTTCAAGTCCCCACACTGCACCACCAGCACTAACAAGTTCTGTCGTGACAATCTCACCTCGATCGTTCATAACTAACATTCCTAGCGCACCTTGGCAAACTAGAAAGAACTCAAACCCGTTTATCCCACCATCGCGACAGTGACGGTGCGGACGAACATAAGTACCAG from Chroococcidiopsis sp. SAG 2025 harbors:
- the sat gene encoding sulfate adenylyltransferase, translated to MTSDRIDGIAPHGGQLINRIANHAQRLEFLDKADFLPRVQLDERAVSDLQMIAIGAFSPLTGFMAQADYQSVVDNMRLSNGLPWSIPITLSVSEEVAAPLKEGSLVRLDDKSDRFIGVLELSQKYRYDKIREAASVYRTDDEAHPGVAVVYNQGEVNLAGSIWLLHRDPHPLFPDYQIDPAKSRELFRENGWRTVVGFQTRNPIHRAHEYIIKCALEIVDGLFLHPLVGVTKSDDISAEVRMRCYEIMQELYFPESRVILAINPASMRYAGPREAIFHALIRKNYGCTHFIVGRDHAGVGDYYGTYDAQHIFDEFEPKELGIMPLKFEHAFYCKRTLQMATTKTSPSRPEERIHLSGTKVREMLRRGELPPPEFSRPEVAAELAKAMNITQYEI
- a CDS encoding DUF2382 domain-containing protein; this translates as MALHTLVDFDPNYQQILDGDDVKRLEVYTEEGQKVGSVTDALLDNEGRFRYLVIDYRFDVTGKQILIPIGLTRIDYDRQRIYVNDLSYAQVARLPEYSDRHAVDYDYEERVRNVYRATNEQGIGSERETYNYQQDASLYNLNEQNHLTFKLYEERLVANKKRVKAGEVAIGKLVETEIERVEMPITKERLVIERLPASDTNIVAADVPMFAEGEVARVELHAETPEIYKEAFVREEVKVKKVIEQDIVEATETVRHQELDVTVKGQLDVDVVNRMRDRD
- a CDS encoding NblA/ycf18 family protein → MSHPIELSLEQQFNIRSFETQVEKMDREQAQDFLVKLYRQMVMREATYKELLKHHWGIDGGNWQ
- a CDS encoding caspase family protein → MKRRDFLRRLAQAIATLGVVDAGWLQIGDRYAHALAQPTGRKLALLVGINQYPATLSLGGCLTDVALQRELLVHRFGFNPADILTLTDRQATRKQVEAAFLEHLTQQTKTGDTVVFHFSGYGRRVFEGVGSREQGAGGAEGAKNNRQLSAVNQQPTTNNQFPINSLVCADGEDLLDETLWLLLRSLPTKQIATFLDTSFSTPVKILPGNLRVRSFPQTLPGQVSAAELAFQQQLQQDFLCQGILNRIACGSIDASIKPTPTANIPGVAIAAASPTQSAIETAWNGFSAGLFTYALTQHLWEATPATTVQVSLSRVSGTVEQLVGNEQQPQVNSQKNPQSALTDYLSQEPSISADGVVMAVEEDKKSAQLWLAGLPPTVLAYYEAGSKLNLVSLDKGDKGTRGQERGRQGKRLTPHSSLLTPSITSAIAEWLNCKSSSRGCFWQ
- a CDS encoding bifunctional 4-hydroxy-2-oxoglutarate aldolase/2-dehydro-3-deoxy-phosphogluconate aldolase — encoded protein: MFNDSWLKLLQQNRAIAVIRANKIELGCQMAKAVAAGGMQLIEVTWNSGRPADLISQLRRELPTCTIGTGTILTLEQLQQAIASGAQFLFTPHVDSVLIQAAVALGIPIAPGALSPTEIVTAWTAGASCVKVFPVQALGGVSYIKSLQAPLGNIPLIPTGGVTLENAKEFIAAGAIAVGLSGQLFPKNFIEAENWEAIAQLAKTLMLGVGSRE
- a CDS encoding WbuC family cupin fold metalloprotein, which produces MQTLPIKRLDRELIERIATQARQSPRLRQTYSFHDGLEKVQRFVNILQPGTYVRPHRHCRDGGINGFEFFLVCQGALGMLVMNDRGEIVTTELVSAGGAVWGLELPEATYHTAVALAPDTIILELKEGPYNSSTDKEFLEQFPAEGTDAAQQLVATWETYFQ
- a CDS encoding creatininase family protein, with product MLLHLSTWLEVEAYLEHSQGVIMPIGSTEQHGPTGLIGTDAICAEAIAKGVGEATQALVAPTINIGMALHHTAFPGSMSLRPSTMIQVVKEYVTCLAKARFTKFFFINGHGGNIATLKAAFSETYAHLADLNLPNADNVKCYLGNWFMCGSVYQLAKELYGDKEGSHATPSEVALTQYVYPEAIKQAPLSPEVGRGYKIYGAEDFRRRYPDGRMGSDPALATPEHGKQFYELAVKELSHTYLEFVNGE
- a CDS encoding DUF2382 domain-containing protein; translation: MALHKISDFDPDYRSSFDDRDMKGYSVYSENDEKIGSVSDILVDEEGRFRYFIVDLGFWIFGKKVLLPMGRSRIDYNADRIYATGLTREQAENLPEYNEHDLVDYDYEERVRGVYRTPNYGTASTMGTMGTMGTMGSTAAAPIEREATLDATAPLDPSPSNTGYTAAASYNRDTYKYDDHDSDLYNLNEQNHQSLKLYEERLIANKRRVKTGEVTIGKHVEVETERVAVPVEKERVVIERVTPTDAGRPVAPGEVDFREGEVARMEVYEETPEIRKEAFVREEVKVKKVVDQQTVNAEETVRREELDVNTGNLPVDENRDRI
- a CDS encoding DUF4384 domain-containing protein; amino-acid sequence: MRSRNGLIAKAQVVGASGNDSPQVGQLVQEAVRVLPRNIRLIIALDPSLERIERVDATSAFAAMPFVSLATTSEQLADYVFGLVPPPKSAETAIVANAGSPASRYGLFTLDRQSIPNTTGEFGEAVKVAVQRLSPKLQTLLAAKIWRLTTNDGSSRLNVKATLEMLDPENRVLMQRETLRSPQEETPTLIGKLKKQLPTPPDTIPAIPIGSRIQYRVQNNGDRPVHLLLLGLDSSKSAIALYSSQLPTDNNESNSKPILKDIEIAPGETATVPQSTANFTWTIHKPTGLAEHQLIFSSASFTQTLAVLANTDRDLDEPESIGVLSNPLEVVQAVMKDLQDASAIAPPRITASASNDAVSPSSDTYALDVNDWASLSFVYQVVS